The following are from one region of the Erwinia billingiae Eb661 genome:
- the cysZ gene encoding sulfate transporter CysZ — protein sequence MAPTNTPPSVNGIHYFSQGWKLIRLPGIRRFVIVPLAINVLLMGGAFIWLFWQLGQWLPALMAKVPDWLQWLSYLLWPLTVISIVLVFSYFFSTIANWIAAPFCGLLAEQLEARLTGKPLPDSGWAGLVKDLPRIMKREWQKLAYYLPRAIVLLILYFVPGFGQTVAPVLWFLFSAWMLSIQYCDYPFDNHKVSFQQMRMALRQNKTDNMQFGALVSLFTMVPILNLAIMPVAVCGATAMWVDRYRTTLGRVA from the coding sequence ATGGCCCCGACAAATACCCCACCTTCTGTTAATGGCATTCACTATTTTTCGCAGGGCTGGAAGTTGATCCGCTTGCCGGGCATCCGCCGCTTTGTGATTGTGCCATTGGCGATCAACGTCCTGCTAATGGGCGGTGCTTTTATCTGGCTGTTCTGGCAACTTGGCCAGTGGCTCCCGGCCCTGATGGCTAAAGTTCCCGACTGGCTGCAATGGCTAAGCTATTTGCTCTGGCCGCTGACCGTTATTTCAATCGTATTGGTGTTCAGTTATTTCTTCTCCACCATTGCCAACTGGATAGCCGCGCCGTTCTGTGGCCTGTTGGCCGAGCAGCTTGAAGCCAGATTAACGGGCAAGCCGCTGCCAGACAGTGGCTGGGCCGGTCTGGTGAAAGACCTTCCGCGCATCATGAAACGCGAATGGCAAAAGCTGGCCTACTACCTGCCCCGCGCGATTGTGCTGTTGATCCTTTACTTTGTGCCGGGCTTTGGCCAGACCGTTGCGCCGGTGCTGTGGTTCCTGTTTAGCGCCTGGATGCTGTCGATTCAGTACTGTGACTATCCGTTCGATAACCATAAAGTCAGCTTCCAGCAGATGCGTATGGCATTGCGGCAAAACAAAACCGACAACATGCAGTTTGGCGCGCTGGTCAGCCTGTTCACCATGGTCCCTATTCTGAATTTAGCGATCATGCCGGTGGCGGTTTGTGGCGCCACGGCGATGTGGGTTGACCGCTATCGCACGACGCTCGGGCGGGTGGCGTAG
- the cysK gene encoding cysteine synthase A yields the protein MSKIYEDNSLTIGHTPLVRLNRIGNGRILVKVESRNPSFSIKCRIGANMIWDAEKRGILKPGVELVEPTSGNTGIALAYVAAARGYKLTLTMPETMSVERRKLLKALGANLILTEGAKGMKGAIAKAEEVVASNPDKFVLLQQFSNPANPEIHEKTTGPEIWEDTDGNVDVFIAGVGTGGTLTGVSRYLKNTKGKKDLITVAVEPTDSPVIAQALAGEEIKPGPHKIQGIGAGFIPGNLDLNLIDRVVAITNEESISTARRLMEEEGILAGISSGAAVAAALKLQEEEAFANKTIVVILPSSGERYLSTALFADLFTEKELQQ from the coding sequence ATGAGTAAGATTTATGAAGACAACTCTTTAACAATCGGTCATACACCGTTGGTTCGTCTGAACCGCATCGGTAACGGTCGCATTCTGGTAAAAGTGGAATCCCGTAACCCGAGCTTCAGCATAAAATGCCGTATCGGTGCCAATATGATTTGGGACGCAGAGAAACGTGGCATTCTGAAGCCAGGTGTTGAACTGGTTGAACCAACCAGCGGTAACACCGGTATCGCACTGGCCTATGTTGCCGCTGCGCGCGGTTACAAGCTGACGCTGACCATGCCGGAAACGATGAGCGTTGAGCGCCGCAAGCTGCTTAAAGCGCTGGGTGCCAACCTGATCCTTACCGAAGGCGCAAAAGGCATGAAAGGTGCCATCGCCAAAGCGGAAGAAGTGGTTGCCAGCAATCCGGACAAATTCGTGCTGTTGCAGCAGTTCAGCAACCCAGCCAACCCAGAAATCCACGAAAAAACCACCGGTCCTGAAATCTGGGAAGACACCGATGGCAACGTGGATGTGTTTATCGCCGGTGTCGGTACCGGCGGAACGCTGACCGGCGTTAGCCGTTATCTGAAAAATACCAAAGGCAAAAAGGATTTGATCACCGTTGCAGTAGAGCCAACGGATTCTCCGGTTATCGCTCAGGCGTTAGCAGGCGAAGAGATCAAGCCTGGTCCGCACAAAATCCAGGGTATCGGTGCCGGGTTTATCCCAGGCAACCTCGACCTGAACCTGATTGACCGCGTGGTGGCGATCACCAACGAAGAATCCATTTCTACTGCCCGTCGTCTGATGGAAGAAGAAGGGATTCTGGCCGGCATCTCTTCCGGTGCGGCGGTTGCTGCAGCACTGAAGCTGCAGGAAGAAGAAGCCTTCGCTAATAAGACCATCGTGGTGATTTTGCCGTCCTCCGGCGAACGCTATTTGAGTACTGCGCTGTTTGCCGATCTCTTCACCGAGAAAGAATTGCAGCAGTAA
- the ptsH gene encoding phosphocarrier protein Hpr, with protein MFQQEVTITAPNGLHTRPAAQFVKEAKAFASDITVTSNGKSASAKSLFKLQTLGLTQGTVVMLSAEGEDEQKAVEHLVKLMAELE; from the coding sequence ATGTTCCAGCAAGAAGTTACCATCACCGCACCTAACGGCCTTCATACCCGCCCTGCTGCACAGTTCGTGAAAGAAGCGAAAGCTTTTGCATCAGACATCACCGTGACCTCTAACGGCAAATCAGCCAGCGCGAAAAGCCTGTTCAAGCTGCAGACTCTGGGCCTGACTCAGGGAACTGTGGTGATGCTGTCTGCTGAAGGTGAAGACGAGCAGAAAGCGGTTGAGCATCTGGTCAAGCTGATGGCAGAGCTCGAATAA
- the ptsI gene encoding phosphoenolpyruvate-protein phosphotransferase PtsI, with protein sequence MISGILASPGIAFGKALLLKEDEIVINRKKIAADQVEQEVQRFLDGRTKAASQLEAIRIKAGESLGEEKAAIFEGHIMLLEDEELEQEIIALIKDDLSSADAAAHSVIEGQAKALEELDDEYLKERAADVRDIGKRLLQNILGLHIVDLSAIADEVLLVAKDLTPSETAQLNLDKVLGFITDLGGRTSHTSIMARSLEIPAIVGTGNVTSQVKNDDYLILDGVNNQIYVNPTAEKIEELKAIHAQYVGEKNDLAKLKDLPAITLDGHQVEVCANIGTVRDVAGAERNGAEGVGLYRTEFLFMDRDSLPTEEEQFQAYKAVAEAMGSQAVIVRTMDIGGDKDLPYMNLPKEDNPFLGWRAIRIAMDRPEILHAQLRAILRASAFGKLRIMFPMIISVEEVRTLKGELETLKAQLREEGKAFDETIEVGIMVETPASAAIAHHLAKEVDFFSIGTNDLTQYTLAVDRGNDLISHLYNPMTPSVLTLIKQVIDASHAEGKWTGMCGELAGDERATLLLLGMGLDEFSMSAISIPRIKKIIRNTNFEDAKALAEQAMAQPTADELMNLVNKFIEEKTLC encoded by the coding sequence ATGATTTCAGGTATTTTAGCATCACCGGGTATCGCTTTTGGCAAAGCGCTTCTGCTGAAAGAAGATGAGATAGTCATCAACCGGAAAAAAATTGCTGCCGACCAGGTTGAGCAAGAAGTTCAGCGTTTTCTCGACGGTCGCACCAAGGCTGCAAGCCAGCTGGAAGCGATCCGCATCAAAGCCGGCGAATCGCTGGGTGAAGAGAAAGCGGCCATCTTCGAAGGGCATATTATGCTGCTGGAAGATGAAGAGCTGGAACAGGAAATCATAGCCCTGATTAAAGACGATCTGTCTTCTGCCGACGCGGCTGCTCACTCTGTGATTGAAGGCCAGGCGAAAGCGTTAGAAGAGCTGGATGATGAATACCTGAAAGAGCGTGCGGCTGACGTGCGCGACATCGGTAAGCGTCTGTTGCAGAACATTCTGGGTCTGCACATCGTCGATCTCAGCGCCATTGCTGATGAAGTGCTGCTGGTTGCCAAGGATCTGACGCCGTCAGAGACCGCACAGCTGAACCTCGACAAGGTGCTGGGCTTTATTACCGATCTGGGTGGCCGTACCTCACACACCTCGATTATGGCGCGTTCCCTTGAGATCCCTGCCATCGTCGGTACCGGCAATGTCACCTCTCAGGTTAAGAATGACGACTATCTGATTCTGGACGGCGTAAACAACCAGATTTACGTCAATCCAACCGCAGAAAAAATTGAAGAGCTAAAGGCGATTCACGCGCAGTACGTGGGCGAGAAAAACGACCTGGCGAAGCTGAAAGATCTGCCGGCGATTACGCTTGATGGCCATCAGGTTGAAGTCTGTGCCAACATCGGTACCGTGCGCGACGTCGCCGGCGCTGAGCGTAACGGCGCAGAAGGTGTCGGCTTGTACCGTACCGAATTCCTGTTTATGGACCGTGACTCCCTGCCTACCGAAGAAGAGCAGTTCCAGGCTTACAAAGCCGTGGCTGAAGCGATGGGCTCGCAGGCAGTGATCGTGCGCACCATGGACATCGGCGGCGATAAAGATCTGCCGTACATGAACCTGCCAAAAGAAGACAACCCATTCCTCGGCTGGCGCGCCATCCGTATCGCGATGGACCGTCCGGAAATCCTGCATGCTCAGCTGCGCGCTATCCTGCGTGCTTCCGCTTTCGGCAAGCTGCGCATCATGTTCCCGATGATCATTTCGGTCGAAGAAGTTCGCACCCTGAAAGGCGAGCTGGAAACGCTGAAAGCGCAGCTGCGCGAAGAAGGCAAAGCCTTTGATGAGACCATTGAAGTGGGCATTATGGTGGAAACACCGGCTTCAGCGGCAATTGCGCATCATCTGGCTAAAGAAGTTGATTTCTTCAGTATTGGTACCAACGACCTGACGCAGTACACGCTGGCGGTTGACCGTGGTAACGATCTGATCTCGCATCTGTACAACCCGATGACCCCTTCCGTACTGACACTTATCAAGCAAGTTATTGATGCGTCTCATGCTGAAGGCAAATGGACAGGGATGTGTGGTGAGCTGGCTGGCGATGAACGTGCTACACTGTTGTTATTGGGAATGGGGCTGGACGAATTCAGCATGAGTGCCATTTCTATCCCACGCATCAAGAAAATTATTCGTAATACGAATTTTGAAGATGCGAAGGCATTAGCAGAGCAGGCTATGGCTCAACCGACAGCGGATGAGTTGATGAACCTGGTTAACAAGTTCATTGAAGAAAAAACACTCTGCTAA
- the crr gene encoding PTS glucose transporter subunit IIA, which yields MGLFSKLFGDKSDTASGAIEIVAPLSGEIVNIEDVPDVVFAEKIVGDGIAIKPTGNKMVAPVDGTIGKIFETNHAFSIESDNGIELFVHFGIDTVELKGEGFKRIAEEGQKVKKGDVVIEFDLALLEEKAKSTLTPVVISNMDEIKELVKLTGSVLVGETPVIRIRK from the coding sequence ATGGGTTTGTTTTCAAAACTTTTTGGCGATAAGTCAGATACCGCATCTGGAGCCATTGAGATCGTAGCGCCGCTGTCTGGTGAAATCGTCAATATCGAAGACGTACCGGACGTAGTGTTTGCGGAGAAAATTGTTGGCGACGGTATCGCTATCAAACCTACTGGCAATAAAATGGTTGCGCCGGTTGATGGCACCATCGGTAAAATTTTCGAAACCAATCATGCATTTTCCATCGAGTCAGACAACGGCATCGAGCTGTTTGTCCACTTCGGAATTGATACGGTTGAACTGAAGGGTGAAGGCTTCAAGCGCATCGCTGAAGAAGGCCAGAAAGTGAAAAAAGGCGACGTCGTTATCGAGTTCGACCTGGCACTTTTGGAAGAAAAAGCGAAATCAACGCTGACGCCGGTCGTCATCTCCAACATGGATGAGATCAAAGAGCTGGTTAAACTGACAGGTTCTGTGCTCGTGGGTGAAACACCTGTGATCCGTATCCGTAAGTAA
- a CDS encoding amidohydrolase family protein — protein MTDIPQKVSRIRARWVVGYENGDHQLFQDGEVVWQGAQILFVGHGYPGEVDDEIEAGNALVGPGFIDLDALGDVDTTVLGFDNQPGWRKGRVVAADWVRRDLYSRDQLDFSKRYAYSQLLRTGITTALPITSILYREWAETFDEYCYAADVAESLGIRAYLGPAFMAGYHVVEADGSITLRLDEAKGLHGLEQAVAFVDRLSARNCATVKGMLAPDRIEGGTPALFNGLSQAVNALRCPTRLHCCQSQLEVNEVASRFAGKSSLEVLEDFSLLNRHMLLPHGQFLGGPQPDSVKISADIARLAASQATLISCPLVSGRHGKYLESFDELREKGVNLALGTDTFPPDMISNMHLGTILSRVVASDSAAASAAGYYRMATLGGAKALGREDLGRLAAGAQADIVLFDLDEPAMGQVFDPITALVINGNGRDVQGVIVAGEKVLWDRQLVKPGFDLDRLHHQAGIQLTELQQTYPERSWQHPEVSEIFRSSFPIRRGKQP, from the coding sequence TTGACCGACATCCCGCAGAAAGTCAGCCGCATCCGGGCGCGCTGGGTGGTTGGCTATGAAAACGGCGATCATCAGCTTTTTCAGGATGGCGAAGTGGTCTGGCAGGGCGCGCAGATACTTTTTGTCGGCCATGGTTATCCGGGCGAGGTTGATGATGAGATTGAGGCCGGAAATGCGCTGGTGGGGCCCGGTTTTATCGACCTGGACGCGCTGGGCGATGTCGATACCACCGTGCTGGGGTTTGATAACCAGCCCGGCTGGCGTAAGGGCCGGGTTGTCGCCGCCGACTGGGTCCGGCGCGACCTGTACAGCCGCGACCAGCTCGACTTCAGTAAACGCTATGCTTACAGCCAGCTGTTACGCACCGGCATTACCACCGCGCTTCCCATCACCTCCATCCTCTATCGCGAGTGGGCAGAAACCTTTGATGAATACTGCTACGCCGCTGACGTGGCGGAATCGCTGGGCATCCGCGCTTACCTTGGTCCGGCCTTTATGGCTGGCTACCACGTGGTGGAAGCCGACGGTAGCATTACTCTGCGGCTGGATGAAGCCAAAGGTCTGCACGGACTTGAGCAGGCGGTGGCGTTTGTCGACCGGCTGTCGGCGCGGAACTGCGCAACGGTTAAAGGTATGCTGGCACCGGATCGGATTGAAGGTGGCACGCCCGCGCTGTTCAACGGTCTCTCACAGGCCGTTAACGCGCTGCGCTGTCCGACACGCCTGCACTGTTGCCAAAGCCAGCTGGAGGTCAATGAGGTGGCTTCCCGCTTTGCAGGCAAGAGCTCGCTGGAAGTGCTGGAGGATTTCTCGCTGCTCAATCGCCACATGCTGTTACCGCATGGGCAGTTTTTAGGTGGTCCTCAGCCTGACAGCGTGAAGATCTCCGCAGACATCGCGCGGCTGGCGGCGTCGCAGGCCACGCTGATTTCCTGTCCGCTGGTGTCAGGGCGGCACGGTAAATATCTCGAATCCTTCGACGAGCTGCGTGAGAAGGGCGTAAACCTTGCGCTTGGCACCGATACCTTCCCGCCCGATATGATCAGCAATATGCATCTCGGCACTATTCTGAGCCGCGTGGTGGCGTCGGACAGCGCTGCAGCCAGCGCGGCCGGGTATTACCGTATGGCGACGCTGGGCGGTGCCAAAGCCCTTGGCAGAGAGGATTTAGGGCGACTGGCTGCGGGCGCGCAGGCGGATATTGTGCTGTTCGATCTGGATGAACCGGCGATGGGGCAGGTTTTTGATCCGATCACCGCGTTGGTGATTAACGGCAACGGCCGCGATGTGCAGGGCGTGATTGTGGCAGGAGAGAAGGTGTTGTGGGACCGACAGCTGGTTAAGCCGGGTTTTGATCTCGATCGGCTGCATCACCAGGCGGGCATTCAGCTGACCGAGTTGCAGCAAACCTATCCGGAGCGAAGCTGGCAGCATCCTGAGGTCAGCGAGATATTTCGCTCTTCGTTCCCCATCCGACGCGGCAAACAGCCATAA
- a CDS encoding amidohydrolase family protein, protein MTLLIKQATAFDHHQPEDWLLEQGKIVARAATLPAPTADCTLIDGRGFQLFPGLVDGHAHIDKSVWGRDWYHNDVPRDLTAIIANERDYRRNQQPDIQLQSERIVRECISHGTAFIRSHIDIDNECGLNNLAGVLATKETLRGQVDIETVAFPQSGILRSPGTEALLEKALQMGADLIGGLDPCSYEKDPVKHLDIIFRLATKYGKGVDIHLHELGELGAFSTELIINRTREYGLAGKVTISHAFCLGMVDADAQKRFADQLAELDIAIATTAPTNVAVPPFDLLRAAGVRVCAGNDGVRDTWNPYGNGDMLQRAMLMGLRYRWRKDSEILKAARTVTEGGAEVMRLENYGLNVGCRADMVLVPARAMAEAIACPPSGRTVIKQGVVIARNGECLF, encoded by the coding sequence ATGACCTTATTGATTAAGCAGGCGACGGCATTTGACCATCATCAACCCGAAGACTGGCTGCTGGAGCAGGGTAAAATCGTGGCCAGAGCCGCGACGTTGCCCGCACCGACCGCTGACTGTACGCTGATTGATGGCCGCGGCTTCCAGCTTTTCCCAGGCCTGGTGGATGGGCACGCGCACATTGATAAAAGCGTCTGGGGACGCGACTGGTATCACAACGATGTGCCACGGGATCTGACGGCGATTATCGCCAACGAACGGGACTATCGCCGCAATCAGCAGCCGGATATTCAGCTGCAATCGGAGCGGATAGTCCGTGAGTGCATCAGCCACGGCACCGCGTTTATCCGTAGCCATATCGATATCGATAACGAATGCGGGCTGAATAACCTTGCTGGCGTGCTGGCCACCAAAGAAACGCTGCGCGGGCAGGTGGATATTGAAACCGTTGCCTTCCCGCAGAGCGGGATTTTGCGCAGTCCGGGAACGGAAGCACTGCTGGAAAAAGCGCTGCAGATGGGGGCCGATCTGATTGGCGGACTGGATCCCTGCTCGTATGAAAAGGATCCGGTTAAACACCTCGATATCATTTTCCGCCTGGCGACGAAATATGGCAAAGGCGTGGACATTCACCTGCACGAATTGGGCGAACTGGGGGCGTTCAGCACCGAGCTGATCATCAACCGCACGCGGGAATACGGTTTAGCCGGTAAGGTGACCATCAGTCACGCCTTCTGCCTTGGGATGGTTGATGCCGACGCGCAGAAACGCTTTGCCGACCAGCTTGCCGAGCTGGACATCGCCATCGCCACCACTGCGCCTACTAACGTCGCCGTTCCGCCTTTCGATCTGCTGCGTGCCGCAGGCGTGCGGGTCTGCGCCGGGAATGACGGCGTGCGCGATACATGGAACCCCTATGGCAACGGCGATATGTTGCAGCGCGCGATGCTGATGGGCTTACGCTACCGCTGGCGCAAGGACAGTGAAATCCTCAAGGCTGCGCGAACCGTTACCGAAGGCGGCGCGGAGGTGATGCGGCTGGAAAATTACGGTCTGAACGTTGGCTGTCGGGCGGATATGGTGCTGGTGCCGGCCCGCGCGATGGCGGAAGCGATCGCCTGCCCGCCGTCGGGACGCACCGTGATCAAACAGGGGGTGGTGATTGCCCGCAACGGGGAGTGCCTGTTTTGA
- a CDS encoding ABC transporter ATP-binding protein — protein MKSVSSPRVVLSVKDLHISFRVGQRSLFSKGKPPRLQAVRGISFDICQGETFSLVGESGCGKSTVARALAGLYQPEAGEIAFAGQTLDPQAAPPASGIQMIFQDPYASLNPRWRIERIIAEPLCLQKRVGHYRQARQQCIALLEQVGLTAADMEKYPHQFSGGQRQRISIARALATQPRFLICDEPTSALDVSVQAQVLNLMRKLQRELGLTYFFISHNMSVISHFSDRVGVMYLGRIVETGTVEEIFSHPAHPYTRLLMAAIPNLEGNTRERSALTGEVPSPLNPPSGCAFHPRCPHATAKCRSEAPVIHSRSASHQVECHFPELALQPQQSLITGAATL, from the coding sequence ATGAAATCCGTTTCGTCTCCACGCGTGGTGCTGTCGGTCAAGGATCTGCATATCAGTTTTCGGGTCGGTCAGCGCAGCCTGTTCAGCAAAGGTAAGCCGCCGCGGCTGCAGGCAGTGCGCGGCATCAGCTTCGATATTTGTCAGGGCGAAACCTTCAGCCTGGTTGGCGAATCCGGCTGCGGTAAATCGACGGTAGCGCGCGCGCTGGCCGGGCTTTATCAGCCGGAAGCGGGCGAGATCGCTTTTGCCGGGCAAACGTTAGATCCCCAGGCGGCACCTCCTGCCAGCGGCATCCAGATGATTTTTCAGGATCCCTACGCCAGCCTGAATCCCCGCTGGCGAATTGAGCGGATTATTGCCGAGCCTCTGTGCCTGCAAAAGCGGGTAGGGCACTACCGTCAGGCGCGGCAGCAATGTATTGCTCTGCTGGAGCAGGTGGGGCTGACGGCGGCTGATATGGAGAAATATCCGCACCAGTTTTCAGGCGGGCAGCGGCAGCGAATCTCTATCGCCCGGGCGCTGGCAACCCAGCCACGATTTTTGATCTGTGATGAGCCTACCTCGGCGCTGGATGTGTCGGTGCAGGCGCAGGTGCTGAACCTGATGCGCAAGCTTCAGCGCGAGCTGGGGCTGACCTACTTTTTTATCAGCCATAATATGTCGGTGATTTCGCACTTCTCCGATCGCGTGGGGGTGATGTATCTGGGGCGCATCGTTGAGACCGGCACCGTCGAGGAGATTTTCAGTCATCCGGCGCACCCTTATACCCGTCTGCTGATGGCCGCCATCCCTAATCTTGAGGGCAACACCCGCGAACGCAGCGCATTAACCGGCGAGGTTCCCAGCCCCTTAAATCCGCCTTCCGGCTGTGCCTTCCACCCGCGTTGTCCGCACGCCACGGCGAAATGCCGCAGTGAAGCGCCCGTAATTCATTCCCGCTCGGCCAGCCATCAGGTGGAATGCCATTTCCCCGAGCTGGCGTTACAGCCTCAGCAATCCCTTATCACAGGAGCAGCAACCTTATGA
- a CDS encoding ABC transporter ATP-binding protein: MNPDAIEIEPLLEVKQLSVEFLHRKGDVQALHEVSFSLKPGEILGIVGESGAGKSLTGAAISGLLTLPGRISGGEIRFNHQRIDNLKEEPRRKLRGKAIGCIFQDPLTSLNPVLTIGDQLTETIATHLKLSASACRQRAIDLMTEVGISSPEMRMDQYPHQLSGGLRQRIVIALALCVDPQLVIADEPTTALDVSVQAQVLALLRRLCKQHQTAVMLITHDMGVIAEICDRVAVMYAGRLVEIGPVADVIHHPRHPYTQGLMASIPSMHQRQEFLTQIEGAMPRLTQLPSGCTFHPRCTHCTAHCRQQEPALLTVGSSSVACLNLPGSPL, from the coding sequence ATGAATCCTGACGCGATTGAAATTGAACCGTTGCTGGAAGTGAAGCAACTTTCGGTGGAATTCCTGCACCGTAAAGGCGATGTGCAGGCGCTGCATGAGGTCAGCTTCTCGCTGAAGCCGGGGGAAATCCTCGGCATCGTTGGCGAATCCGGTGCGGGGAAATCGCTGACCGGCGCGGCGATCAGCGGATTGCTGACCCTGCCGGGCCGCATCAGCGGTGGCGAGATCCGCTTTAATCACCAACGCATTGATAACCTGAAAGAGGAACCCCGCCGCAAGCTGCGTGGCAAAGCGATTGGTTGCATCTTCCAGGATCCGCTGACCAGCCTGAATCCGGTGTTGACCATCGGCGACCAGCTGACCGAAACCATTGCCACCCATCTCAAGCTCTCCGCGTCGGCCTGTCGCCAGCGGGCGATTGATTTGATGACCGAAGTCGGCATCAGCAGCCCGGAAATGCGTATGGACCAGTACCCGCATCAGCTTTCGGGTGGGTTACGTCAGCGCATCGTTATCGCGCTGGCGCTGTGCGTCGATCCGCAGCTGGTGATCGCCGATGAACCGACCACGGCGCTGGATGTCTCGGTGCAGGCGCAGGTGCTGGCGCTGCTGCGGCGGTTATGCAAACAGCACCAAACCGCCGTGATGCTGATTACCCATGATATGGGCGTGATCGCCGAAATTTGCGATCGGGTAGCGGTGATGTACGCCGGCAGACTGGTAGAGATTGGGCCGGTTGCCGACGTCATTCACCATCCCCGTCATCCCTATACCCAGGGGTTGATGGCGTCTATTCCGTCGATGCATCAACGTCAGGAATTCCTCACCCAGATTGAAGGCGCGATGCCGCGTCTGACGCAACTGCCGTCGGGCTGTACCTTCCATCCGCGCTGCACGCACTGTACGGCACACTGTCGTCAACAGGAGCCCGCCTTGCTGACTGTCGGCTCATCAAGCGTCGCCTGTCTTAACCTGCCTGGGAGTCCGCTATGA
- a CDS encoding ABC transporter permease, giving the protein MKMPQNPAVAAPSGSLTRLRQRLSAWRDSDFLWLFWRSKPVVLAFIWTLVLLLAALFSHWLAPHAIFDSSSFDLMDSELPPAWLEAGDPRFWLGTDVQGRDVLSLILYGLSISLTVGVISVGCSLVVGTLLGVISGYLGGWVDTLIMRLADAMLSIPTIMFSLLISGVARGLVPKEMYGAVAMPVIVLAITLTGWMQYARTIRSLTLLEKQKEYVQASRVSGGGTLHIMFAHILPNVISPLSVLATLHLGMAILTEATLSFLGVGMPPDQPSLGTLINEGNQFLFSGQWWVVLFPALVLVTLSLAFNVLGDWLRDVLNPRLR; this is encoded by the coding sequence ATGAAAATGCCACAAAACCCGGCCGTAGCCGCGCCCAGCGGGAGCCTGACCCGGTTACGTCAGCGCCTTTCGGCCTGGCGGGACAGTGATTTTCTCTGGCTGTTCTGGCGCTCAAAACCGGTGGTGCTGGCCTTTATCTGGACGCTGGTGCTGCTGCTGGCGGCGTTGTTCAGCCACTGGCTGGCACCGCACGCGATTTTTGACAGTTCCAGCTTCGATCTGATGGATTCAGAACTGCCGCCGGCCTGGCTGGAGGCCGGCGATCCGCGCTTCTGGCTGGGAACGGATGTGCAGGGCCGGGATGTGCTCTCCTTAATTCTTTACGGCTTAAGCATCTCCTTAACGGTTGGGGTGATCAGCGTGGGCTGCTCGCTGGTGGTGGGCACGCTGCTCGGGGTGATCAGCGGATATCTCGGCGGCTGGGTGGACACGCTGATCATGCGGCTTGCCGACGCGATGTTAAGTATTCCCACCATTATGTTTTCACTGTTGATCAGCGGCGTGGCGCGAGGGCTGGTGCCGAAAGAGATGTACGGTGCGGTGGCGATGCCGGTGATTGTGCTGGCGATTACCCTGACCGGCTGGATGCAGTATGCCCGCACCATCAGAAGCCTGACGCTGCTGGAGAAGCAGAAAGAGTATGTCCAGGCGTCCCGCGTCAGCGGTGGCGGCACCCTGCATATCATGTTTGCCCATATCCTGCCGAACGTCATCAGCCCGCTGTCGGTGCTGGCGACCCTGCATCTTGGAATGGCGATCCTTACTGAAGCCACGCTCTCGTTCCTCGGCGTCGGCATGCCGCCGGATCAACCTTCGCTGGGCACGCTGATCAACGAAGGTAATCAGTTTTTATTCTCGGGTCAGTGGTGGGTGGTGTTATTCCCGGCGCTGGTGTTGGTGACGCTGTCGCTGGCGTTTAACGTGCTGGGCGACTGGCTGCGCGATGTGCTTAACCCGCGCCTGCGCTAA